In a single window of the Halopiger xanaduensis SH-6 genome:
- a CDS encoding hydroxypyruvate isomerase family protein yields the protein MARISICVEMVYDDEPFVDRISRAAEAGADAVEFWGWREKDLEAIGETAETDDIPIAGFVAGGTLTDPDAADDAVETIRESIATAAEYDVPTLIVTTGQDQDGLDRETQRENIVDVLSRVASDAEDAGVTLVLEPLNTAVDHPGYFLETSAEGFDIVDDVGSPNVQLLYDVYHQQVTEGNVIQTITDNVDRIGHVHIADVPGRHEPGTGELDYENIIEAIDDAGYDGYVGCEFSPTGDADDAVETVLEWR from the coding sequence ATGGCACGGATCTCGATCTGCGTCGAGATGGTCTACGACGACGAGCCGTTCGTCGATCGCATCTCGCGGGCCGCCGAGGCCGGCGCCGACGCCGTCGAGTTCTGGGGCTGGCGAGAGAAGGACCTCGAGGCGATCGGCGAGACCGCCGAGACGGACGATATCCCGATCGCCGGTTTCGTTGCCGGCGGGACGCTCACCGATCCCGACGCGGCCGACGACGCCGTCGAAACGATTCGGGAGTCGATCGCGACGGCCGCCGAGTACGACGTCCCGACGCTGATCGTCACGACCGGACAGGATCAGGACGGACTCGACCGCGAAACCCAGCGCGAGAACATCGTGGACGTGCTCTCCCGCGTCGCGTCCGACGCCGAAGACGCGGGCGTGACGCTCGTCCTCGAGCCGCTGAACACCGCCGTCGATCACCCGGGGTACTTCCTCGAGACGTCGGCCGAGGGGTTCGACATCGTCGACGACGTCGGCTCCCCGAACGTACAGCTGCTGTACGACGTCTACCACCAGCAGGTCACCGAGGGGAACGTCATCCAGACGATCACCGACAACGTCGACCGGATCGGGCACGTCCACATCGCGGACGTGCCCGGTCGGCACGAACCCGGTACCGGGGAACTCGACTACGAGAACATTATCGAGGCGATCGACGACGCCGGCTACGACGGCTACGTCGGCTGCGAGTTCTCGCCCACCGGCGACGCCGACGACGCGGTCGAGACCGTCCTCGAGTGGCGGTAG